A region of Spartobacteria bacterium DNA encodes the following proteins:
- a CDS encoding nucleotidyltransferase family protein, whose protein sequence is MTNICRTKPRSAGIVLSGGASTRMTYPKGMLHYHGRRLALHQMDLLRQAGCMPVYCVGGAAAKELSDVIDTSELIINDAWETGRFSSVQCGLTRVTAADTDGCIILPVDTAGIQCATIQRLLEAAAQEQHDIIRPTFEGRRGHLLWISRTWYSRLIHTPASQRLDHIVRDAEWHLAVHDAAVVNNINTPEEWKRLVTTSQKDHSPHQ, encoded by the coding sequence ATGACAAACATTTGTAGAACAAAGCCTCGCAGTGCAGGAATCGTCCTGTCCGGCGGGGCCTCCACTCGCATGACCTATCCCAAGGGTATGCTGCATTATCATGGCAGACGGCTGGCTCTTCATCAGATGGATTTGCTGCGGCAGGCGGGCTGCATGCCGGTTTACTGTGTTGGGGGTGCTGCGGCAAAGGAGCTGAGTGACGTTATCGACACATCGGAACTGATCATAAATGACGCATGGGAGACGGGACGTTTCTCCTCGGTTCAGTGCGGCCTGACTCGAGTCACGGCAGCTGATACAGATGGCTGCATTATTCTACCCGTGGACACTGCGGGCATCCAATGTGCCACGATTCAACGTCTGCTCGAAGCGGCCGCACAGGAACAGCATGATATCATCCGGCCCACCTTCGAGGGTCGACGCGGCCATCTATTATGGATAAGCAGAACCTGGTATTCACGTTTGATCCACACCCCGGCATCACAGCGGCTGGATCATATTGTACGAGACGCAGAGTGGCATCTGGCAGTACATGATGCCGCCGTAGTGAACAATATTAACACACCTGAAGAGTGGAAACGACTCGTCACTACTTCCCAAAAAGATCATTCACCGCACCAATAA
- a CDS encoding NAD(P)-dependent glycerol-3-phosphate dehydrogenase, with the protein MSKKITVIGDGGWGTALARVLDSNGHDVTVWGPFEDYLAEVRTQRVNSRYLADITLPESLTWSADREAVSDADFMVIATPSKFYRPVLESFKPYFNKSTRCISVTKGINDSEPICMTQLADSILGTQTTALSGPSHAEEVARDVPTAVVVANKDLSVAEEWQQLFNSNTFRVYTSDDVLGIQLGGALKNIIAIAVGACDGLGFGDNTKAALITRGLAEISRLGITLGAQPETFAGLSGMGDLIVTCMSEHSRNRSVGYRLGRGESVQQIMDSMVQVAEGVWNCKPAQALAQKHAIEVPVINEVCAVLFEGKQPLEAVTDLLNRTPRPEHDKHL; encoded by the coding sequence ATGAGCAAAAAAATCACGGTTATCGGCGATGGCGGCTGGGGAACAGCGCTGGCTAGAGTTTTGGACAGCAATGGGCATGACGTCACGGTCTGGGGTCCTTTTGAGGACTATTTGGCGGAAGTACGCACACAACGAGTGAACAGCCGTTATCTGGCAGACATTACGTTGCCGGAATCGCTTACATGGTCAGCAGACCGCGAGGCGGTCAGTGATGCGGATTTCATGGTTATTGCTACGCCATCAAAGTTTTATCGCCCAGTACTGGAATCGTTCAAACCCTATTTTAACAAATCCACACGCTGCATCAGTGTGACCAAGGGCATCAATGATTCGGAACCTATCTGCATGACACAGCTGGCGGATTCCATTCTCGGAACACAGACGACAGCATTGAGCGGGCCGAGCCATGCCGAAGAAGTGGCACGCGATGTCCCTACGGCGGTGGTGGTTGCCAATAAGGATCTTTCTGTGGCGGAAGAATGGCAGCAGCTGTTTAATTCCAATACGTTTCGCGTATACACCTCTGATGATGTACTGGGTATTCAGCTGGGCGGCGCACTAAAAAATATCATCGCCATTGCGGTGGGCGCCTGTGACGGGCTGGGTTTTGGCGACAATACCAAGGCGGCGCTCATCACCCGCGGACTGGCCGAAATATCCCGCTTAGGCATCACACTGGGAGCCCAGCCGGAGACCTTTGCCGGTCTGAGCGGCATGGGCGATTTAATCGTGACCTGCATGAGTGAACACAGCCGCAACCGCAGTGTGGGCTATCGTCTGGGCAGAGGGGAATCGGTGCAGCAGATTATGGACAGCATGGTTCAGGTGGCAGAAGGTGTATGGAACTGCAAACCGGCACAGGCACTGGCACAAAAACATGCCATTGAAGTTCCCGTGATCAATGAAGTCTGTGCGGTGCTCTTTGAGGGGAAGCAGCCATTAGAAGCCGTGACTGATTTACTAAACCGGACACCGCGCCCGGAACATGACAAACATTTGTAG
- a CDS encoding RNA methyltransferase: protein MLYIESLQNARVKEVVKLRTRAARDAQGVLLIEGYREILRSQENNWPSSTVFFCRSLFLGCNEMELLERCEKNGAQLIECAENVFRKIAYRDRPDGLLALAPQIRRSLDDLQLPENPLILVAESIEKPGNLGTMLRSSDAAGVDAVIVCDKCTDINNPNVVRASVGTLFTVQVAEASTTETIEWLRRRSITSLAATPSATDLCYDVDMKGGVAIVVGSEQYGLHEEWMNGADRKVLIPMRGRADSLNVAAAATILLFEAQRQRLL from the coding sequence ATGTTATACATCGAAAGCTTACAGAATGCACGGGTTAAAGAAGTCGTGAAACTGCGTACACGCGCGGCACGCGATGCCCAGGGCGTACTGCTCATTGAAGGATATCGCGAAATTCTTCGCTCACAGGAAAATAACTGGCCCAGCAGCACGGTCTTCTTTTGCCGTTCTTTGTTTCTCGGTTGCAATGAAATGGAATTGCTGGAGCGCTGTGAGAAAAATGGGGCACAGCTCATTGAGTGCGCGGAGAATGTCTTTCGAAAAATCGCCTATCGTGATCGTCCCGATGGGTTGTTGGCTCTGGCACCCCAGATTCGTCGCTCATTGGATGACCTGCAGCTGCCGGAAAATCCGCTGATTCTCGTTGCCGAATCCATCGAAAAGCCGGGGAATCTGGGAACCATGCTGCGTTCTTCTGATGCTGCGGGCGTCGATGCCGTCATCGTATGTGACAAGTGTACTGATATCAATAATCCCAATGTGGTGCGTGCCAGCGTGGGGACTCTGTTCACCGTGCAGGTGGCAGAGGCCTCGACCACTGAAACAATCGAATGGCTGCGTCGTCGTTCGATAACCAGTCTTGCCGCTACTCCGTCCGCCACCGATCTCTGCTATGATGTCGATATGAAGGGGGGCGTGGCCATTGTCGTTGGATCAGAACAATACGGACTTCACGAAGAATGGATGAACGGCGCCGATCGCAAAGTGCTGATACCCATGCGCGGGCGGGCCGATTCCCTCAATGTGGCCGCCGCCGCCACCATTTTACTCTTCGAAGCCCA